One genomic window of Arachis stenosperma cultivar V10309 chromosome 10, arast.V10309.gnm1.PFL2, whole genome shotgun sequence includes the following:
- the LOC130955569 gene encoding serine/threonine-protein kinase AtPK2/AtPK19-like: MVSSQLSGLTTAGTYKPLQAQLLFPSSLPENVITDHIELDFSDVFGPVTVPPSVEVNNIESAAAEYFEESSELVYDEPEVIYTRSHSLVGPSACVSQSLKLGKLTIQETEDSLELEVLEEDVTGEKVTDVKESSFHNVFTEESLQDGGSLMKINRVSLDDFEILKVVGQGAFAKVYQVKKKVTSEIYAMKVMRKDKIMEKNHAEYMKAERDILTQIEHPFVVQLRYSFQTKYRLYLVLDFVNGGHLFFQLYHQGLFREDLARIYAAEIVSAVSHLHSNGIMHRDLKPENILLDADGHVMLTDFGLAKQFEDSTRSNSMCGTLEYMAPEIILGKGHDKAADWWSVGILLFEMLTGKPPFCGGNREKIQQKIIKDKIKLPAFLSSEAHSLLKGLLQKEAGKRLGCGPKGIMEIKGHKWFKQINWRKLEAREIQPNFRPDVAGKHCVANFEKRWTDMPVVDSPAASPNGANPFKDFSYVRPAASFLQRNSPAC; encoded by the exons ATGGTTTCCTCTCAGCTTTCTGGTTTGACTACGGCTGGCACATATAAGCCTTTACAGGCTCAGTTGCTCTTTCCTTCAAGTCTTCCTGAAAACGTAATCACAGATCACATTGAACTAGATTTCTCAGATGTCTTTGGTCCGGTTACAGTTCCACCCTCAGTAGAAGTAAATAAtattgaatctgctgctgcagaGTATTTCGAAGAATCTAGTGAGCTGGTTTATGATGAGCCTGAAGTCATTTACACCCGTTCACATTCTTTGGTTGGCCCTTCTGCTTGTGTTAGCCAATCACTGAAGCTTGGAAAGCTCAccatacaagaaactgaagatTCATTGGAACTAGAGGTCCTAGAGGAGGATGTGACTGGAGAAAAGGTCACAGACGTGAAAGAATCTTCCTTTCACAATGTTTTCACCGAGGAATCGTTGCAAGACGGTGGGAGTCTCATGAAGATTAACAGAGTTAGCCTTGATGATTTTGAGATTTTGAAGGTTGTGGGGCAGGGAGCATTTGCCAAAGTATATCAGGTGAAGAAAAAGGTAACTTCTGAAATATATGCTATGAAGGTTATGAGGAAGGACAAAATTATGGAAAAGAACCATGCTGAGTACATGAAAGCTGAGAGGGATATTTTGACACAAATAGAGCATCCTTTTGTTGTACAACTCAGATACTCATTTCAG ACAAAATATAGATTGTATCTTGTGCTGGATTTCGTGAATGGGGGGCATCTTTTCTTTCAACTTTATCACCAGGGCTTGTTCAG AGAGGATCTAGCACGCATATATGCTGCTGAGATTGTATCTGCAGTTTCACATCTCCATTCGAATGGAATAATGCACAGGGATCTAAAACCTGAAAATATCTTGCTGGATGCTGATGGCCAC GTTATGTTGACTGATTTTGGTTTAGCAAAGCAATTCGAGGATAGTACAAGATCAAATTCTATGTGTGGAACACTAGAGTACATGGCACCTGAAATTATTCTTGGCAAGGGCCATGATAAGGCTGCTGATTGGTGGAGTGTAGGCATCCTTCTGTTTGAGATGCTTACTGGAAAG CCACCTTTTTGTGGTGGGAACCGTGAGAAAATTCAGCAGAAGATAATTAAAGACAAGATTAAGCTGCCAGCATTTTTGTCTAGTGAGGCGCATTCTCTGTTGAAAGGG CTGCTACAGAAGGAGGCGGGAAAGCGCTTAGGTTGTGGACCTAAGGGGATAATGGAGATTAAAGGCCACAAGTGGTTCAAACAAATCAACTGGAGGAAGTTGGAAGCAAGAGAAATCCAGCCGAATTTTAGGCCGGATGTAGCCGGGAAGCATTGCGTCGCCAACTTTGAGAAGCGATGGACTGATATGCCTGTGGTCGATTCACCAGCTGCCAGCCCGAATGGTGCCAACCCCTTCAAAGACTTCTCTTATGTGAGGCCTGCAGCCTCCTTCCTTCAAAGGAATAGCCCAGCTTGTTAA